Sequence from the Clostridium butyricum genome:
AAATAAGTATGCAGGATTTGAAATGGATACAAATCATATGCTTAAAAAAAGTGAAGAAGCATGTAAATATTCATTTAAGTATCAAAGTATAATTGGGACAGGAATTATTACTATTGTTACAGATTTAAATGAAAAAATAAATGGGTTACAGTTATTAATGAAACATTATTCAGATAAAGATAATTGGAGTTTTAATGAGAAAATCATAGAAGAGATTGCAGTTATAAAACTTGAAGTAGAAGAGATCACGTGTAAAGAGAATCAGTAGTGATTCTTGTAATTTATTAATAACTTTTATATGAAATTAAGGGAGTGTGGTAGATATGAAAACTTTAGAAACAGAAAGGTTGATACTTAGAAATTTCAAAGAGTCAGATTTAGATGATTTATATGAATATGCAAAGGTTCCAGGAGTGGGGGAGAATGCTGGTTGGCCACACCATGAAGATATAGAGAGTACTAAAAAAATTTTAAAGGATTTTATTGAAAAGGATGAAGTATATGCACTAGTTTTAAAAGAAAAAAATAAGGTTATAGGATCTTTAGGAATTCATAAAACAACAAAATTTAAAGAAAATAAATCTGATGTGAAAAGAGAGATTGGATATGTTTTAAGTAAAGATTACTGGGGAATGGGGTTAATGCCTGAGGCCGTAAAAGCAGCAATTAAATATGCTTTTGAAGAATTAAACGTTGATGTACTATTGTGTGGACATTTTAATTTTAATCTTAAATCAAAAAGAGTTATAGAAAAGTGTGGATTTGAATTTTATGCAGATGGAGTTTATAAGTCCGAATCTTTAGGAAAGACTTTTGATGAAAAAATATATAATATAACTAAGCAAAGATATTTTATAAATGAATAATAACTCTTTTATAGAATTATAATTATTTTTAAAATTACTGTAAATTTGATTAAAAATATCAGTTGATTTGTTGGCGTAGCATTATTAAACCAATCCATAGAGATTATAATTTAACTTCAATAATAGTGAGTTATTAAAAATATAATCTACTATGGATTTTTTGTAAGCAATTAGTAATGTAATTTAATTGCTTATTTTAAGTAGAAATAAATTTTAAATATACTCTAATATTATATTAGAGTATATGAATGAATTATTTAGCTACAGAATAATTGTAATTAGCTGAATTATTACTATCCCAAGTGTTTGAATTATTCTTGAAACACATATTAAGTAGATAGCTTTCAGATGGTACAGTAATAGTTGCTGACCATGTTCCATCAGAATTTTTTGTCATTGCTGTATCTGTAGTTGTTGCCCAAGAATTATTTCCCCAATGTAATGTAATTGAAGATGAACTTGAAGCTAAAGTTCCATTATAAGTAACAGTAACAGATTTTCCAGCAGTAGGCGCTGGAGAAAGTTTAACTGGTACAGTGCTTGACCATACTGGTAAAGTCCAGTTTTTACTACTATTATTATCCCAGTTACTACCGTCTGTAAAAGTAAAATTCAATGTAGTAGCAGAAGTTGGAATTGCTATAGTTCCCTTCCAGAATCCATTAGAATCTTTAGTCATAGGAACATCTGTTGTACCTGTCCAAGAATTATATCCCCAGTGTAAAGAAACAGAACTAGAATTTGTTAAAGAACCATTATAATAAATAGTAAGATTTTTTCCTTGTAATAATTGGCTGCTATCATAATCTACTTTATAACCAGAAGTAGGTGCATAGCCAGTAGTATTAGATGAATCATTTGAATTTGCTTTTACAGGAATAGTCCAATTTGCTGAATTATTATTATCCCAAGTTGTTCCATCTGTAAAAGAAAAATCTAAATCTTTTGTAGCAGTACTTGGAACTGTTAAAGTTGTAGTCCAAGTGTTATTTCCTGAAGAAGTCATAGTAGTATTTGTTGGATTAGTCCAACTGTCATATCCCCAGTGAACTTTTACAGTAGAAGAATTCTGTAAGCTTCTACCAGAAGCGTTATAAGTTATTTTTATAGAGTTACCTGCAACTGCAGTAGAAGGATCACATGAGACAGTAGTTGTACTATTATTATTATTGTTATTATCATTTGTACTTGTACCATAAAGTACAACAATAGAATTTGCAGGAATATTTCCTGAAATTGTTCCATTTGAAACTGTTAATGTACAGTTTGCACTTCCATGATTAGTATAAGTTCCATTTGCTAGATTTGTAGAACTATTTATTGAAGTGTTAGAACCAGAATTTACAATTACAGTACCAATAGTTCCACGATCTATTAACATAGTTTGATTATTATTTGTATATCTTATATATTCATTTTGACCAGCCATTGCATTGTGGAATTTATTTACAGCAACTACATCAGGATCTTTCCATAATGAATCACCTTCGTTTCCAATACTGCTTGTTGGTCTATCGAAGAATAATGGAACAGCATTAGCTCTTGATGCAGCCATAGCCCAACCTAATTTTCTTTGTGTATCAGATAGTCCTTTGCTTGTACCATCTTGATAAGTATCATGAGTTTCAACAAAATCTACTGCTTTATTGGAATCGATACCGGAAAAACCATTGCCAATTGAACTTAAATTTGAAGATTTAACGGCATTTCTTAAAGAATATCCAAAATTACTAGCTGTAACATTCATGAAATTTTCATATGATGAGATGTTGTCTACTGTACCATCTTGAAGAATTTCTCCATATATAAATAAGTTGGATTTATTATGAAGATTACCTAAAACATTAGTCCAATAGTTTCCAGCCCAAGATTGATTAGAATCTAAGCCAGTATTAGTTTCAATATGTTTTGCAGCATCGAAACGGAATCCATCAGCACCAGCATCAACACATTGATTTAAAAAAGTTATAGCTTTATTTTGAACAGCAGTATTTTGAGTATTCAAATCAGGCATTCCAATACCTTTTTGTGTAATATCATATCTAGCATTCCAATTGCTACATTGTCCAAGATTATGATAGAAACTAGAATCTTTAAATGAAGAATCAACTGAAGCATCTAATTGATCCGAATTACCATTATTAGCCATATGATTCATTACTACATCTACTATTATTGAAATTCCATACTTATCAGCTTCAGTACATAGTGATTTAAAATCATCATAAGTTCCTAGTTGACTATTACCAATTGCTTGATTAGTAGGTTGATATAACAACCACCATTTGCTTGCATCCTTGCTGGAATCCTTAGTTCCTTGTACTGGAGAAACTTGAATTGATTTGTATCCAGAAGAAGCTATATTTGGTAATTGATTTTTAATAGTATTAAAAGACCAATCGAATGCATGTAGTATTACTCCATCTTTTGTGTTAGATGGTAGTGTAGTAGAATCAGCAGCGTAAACTATTTGGCCAGTATATTTGCTAAATAAATTTAATTTATCAGAAGGTAAAAGTGCAATATTAAATACAAGGATAAATGTTATCAATTTTGAAATGAATTTTTTCTTCATAATTGTTGATACTCCTTTTTCATAAAATAATAAAAATTACACTTATATATTGAGGGCCCATTCAATGTATAAATTTATTTATAGAAATTAGTATAAACATATAAATGTTTACAAAAATAATAATAACATGTTTAAGAAAAAAAACAATATTTTACAAAAAAATAAAAGGGTATTTAAGGGTTAATTTGTTATTTTTGTAAATACACACAAAATGTGAGGAGAATTTAACTAAATAAATAATTTTAAGTTAAAAATAAGTAAAATGGTATGGTATTTGCTATATATTTTAAATATAGGATATTCATTTCAATAAATAATAGAAATTACAATATGATATGATGGCAACTTCAAATAATAGATTGATTTTAAAACAAGAAAAAAGCAAGAAATATTATTGATAATATTCATTATAAATTATGATATAATCACAAAAAAGGAAGGAGGAGGAATTCAAGTGGCTAAATTATCCATATTAAATGAACGTATGGAAAAGTATGCTTGTGAAAATGTTTCACAAATATATGAAGATTTTAACATAAAAAAGCAGGGATTATCTGATTCAGATGTTGAAAACATGAAATATAGATATGGGAAAAATATCATAGCTGTAAAAAAAGAAGATACATTTTTATTTAGATTAAGACGATCATTTATAAACCCATTTACTACTATACTGTTTATTTTAGGAATTATATCATTTTTTACAGATACAGTTCTTTATAGTGTAAAACAAACACATTCAATAACTACGGCACCAATTATAGGGATTATGATCTTAATAAGTGGATGCTTACGTTTTTTACAAGAGGTAAGGTCAAAAAATGCAGCTAGTAAATTGATGAAATTAGTAAATTCTCATGTTACTGTTTTACGTGATGGAAAATTTACGGAAATTTCTGCTGACAAATTAGTTGTTGGTGATTATATTAAAGTGTCTGCAGGGGATAGAATTCCAGCAGATATGCGTTTTGTTTTTACATCTGACTTATTTATTTCACAGGCAGTTATAACAGGTGAGAGCTCAGTCCTTGAGAAAACGCATAATAATTTGAAAAAGGGAAAGTCATACTCATTAATTGATTATGAAAACCTTGGTTTCATGGGAACTACAGTTATAAGTGGAAAAGGAGAAGGACTTGTTTTAGCTGTTGGGAAAGAAACATTATATGGAAATTTTAATATTTATAATTCAGAACGTAAAAGTAGATTTGAAATATCATCAACATCTATTGCTTCAGTATTAATTAAATTTATGATTATATTACTTCCGTTAATATTTATTCTTATTGGAGTTACTAAAGGAGACTGGATAAAATCATTTCTATTTGCTTTATCAGTTGCAATTGGACTTACTCCTGAAATGCTTCCAATGGTAATTACAACCTGTCTTGCAAAGGGATCTATTTCTATGTCTAGAAAGGAGACTATTGTTAAAAACATAAATGCTATGCAGGTATTTGGAAGCATGGATGTTTTATGTATAGATAAGACTGGAACTTTAACAAACAACGAAATTGTTTTAGAATACTTTATGGATATTATAGGAAATGAAGATTCTCAAGCTCTTGATTATGCATATTTGAACAGTTTTTATCATACTGGTGCGCAGAATCCCGTTGATGATGCAATCTTGAAATGCAGAAACATGCCAAATCATGAACAACATTTTCTGAATATTTCAGAAGAATGGAGCAAAAGAGATGAACTTCCATTTGATTATAACCGTAAATGTGTGAGTATATTGGTAGAAGATAATAATGAAAATAAACTTATGGTAATTAAAGGTGATATAAATGAAATTGCTGATAAATGTAGTTTTGTACGTTTTAATGGGGAAAATATTAAAATACAAGATGATAAAAGAAAGAATATAAATGCAGTTGTTGATGATATATTAGAAGATGGAATAAAGGTTATTGCTGTTGCTATAAAAAATATTCAACGTGATAAAAATAATATAACTGTAGAAGATGAAAAAGATTTGATTTTAATTGGATATCTTGCTTTTTTTGACGTTCCTAAAAAATCTGCAAAGGAAGCATTAAGAAAATTACAAAATCTTTCTGTTGATACAAAAATTCTAACTGGAGATAATAAAAAAGTAACAGCATCTGTATGTGAAAGGTTAGGCATTAATACAGAAAGAATTATTTTAGGAAAAGAATTAGAGTCATTATCTGAAGAAAAGCTAAATGAAATTGTTGAGAAAAATAATGTTTTTGCTGAATTGACTCCACATCAGAAAGTAGAAATTATTTTGACATTACGTGACAATGGACACATTGTTGGATTTATGGGTGATGGAGTTAACGATGTTCCTGCTTTAAGTGAAGCAGATGTTGGTATTTCTGTAGATAGTGCTGTAGATGCTGCTAAAGATATTGCAGATGTGATACTGTTAAAAAAGGATCTAAATGTTTTAGAAAGTGGTATTTTAGAGGGAAGAAAGACATTTTCAAATATGACAAAATACATACATATATCAGCAAGTTCGAATTTTGGAAATATTTTCTCTATTGTATGTGCGTGTATTTTTCTTCCATTTCTTCCTATGGCATCGTTACAGCTTATACTTTTAAATTTATTTTATGACATTATATGTATTATACTTCCATGGGATAATGTAGATGAAGAATTATATAAGAAGCCTAATGAATGGTCAGGAAAGCATTTGTCTAGATTTATGCTATTTTTTGGTTCTATAAGTTCTATATTTGATATTTTAACTTTTATATTTTTATATTTTATAATGTGTCCAGCATTATGCGATGGAAAGTTATTTCATATGATAAGTGATGTATCATTACAAATCAAATATATGATGATATTTCAAAGTGGATGGTTTATAGAATCTATGTGGACACAGGTGCTTATAATTCATATGCTTAGAACTAAAAAAGTGCCTTTTATTCAAAGCACTCCTTCAATTCCAGTTATGGTTGTTACAATAGTTGGAATAATATGCTTTACTGGATTTTCTTATTTACCAGTAGCAAATTTATTAGGTTTAACAGCATTACCTTTGGTATTTTACTGTTATTTAATATTTATTGTAGTTTCGTATATGCTTATAACAACATTAGCAAAATCTTTTTATATTAAAAAATATAAAAAACTATTCTAAGAAGGAGGAAATATATGTGAAAAAGAATGCAAGCTTTATAACAATAGATTCTTCTTCAATAAAATGGTTGATTGAAAAGATGAGTCAGGTTCCCAATGATAGCCTACATAGTTTAAAGGAATTAAAGGATGAGCTATCAGAGTTATTACAGGGAGAAATAAGTAGTTTAATATTAAATACAGATGAGTTAGATGAAGATTATACTGTATCAGCAAATGTTTTGAAATTTAATGAATTAGAAATAAATGCGAAAAATAGGACGGTACAGGAAAGTGGTCGGGCAATTGTACTTACTCCAAAAGAATTTGAAATATTATATTTTTTGGCTCAAAATCAAGGAACGGTGTTTACAAAAGAACAAATATATAATGCTGTATGGGATGAAGATTATTTTTTATCTGATAGCAACATTATGGCATTTATAAGGAAATTAAGAAAAAAAATAGAGCCAAATCCAGACGAACCTATTTATATTATTACAATTTGGGGAGTTGGATATAAGTTTAATGATAATTTATAAGAAAAGAATAGTATTAATTATAGAAAGCAGGATTGTATCATAAAAGATGATATAATCCTGTTTTCTACATTTCTTGCTAAAATGCAAGGAAATCGCAAGATTTTAGCCATGGGTTTAAAAGATACTTTTTAATATACTAAAAACTGTAGTACTACTAAAACAAACATAAGAAATGGAGGGAGAATAATGTTCAAGAATAAAAAAATGAAAATAACACAAGATCTAAAGGAAAGCATGGTAAAAAAGGATAATGTTAAAAAACGTCTAATTATCTCTGCTATGCAAGAAGAAAATTTAGTACTAGCACACATGGAAAGTAGTAAAAATGGATTATCCAGTGAACAGATTGAAGAAAATCGTAATTTGTATGGAAGTAATAAAATAACAAAGCATAAGAAAGAATCATTAATAAAAAGATTTGTGGAAGCTTTTATAAATCCATTTACATGTATATTGATCTTTTTAGCAATCATTTCAGCATATATGGATATCATTCTTGCAGAACCAGGTGAAAAAAATCCAACTACAGTTATTATAATTACAGCTATGATTTTTATAAGTGGAATTTTAAGATTTGTGCAAGAAACACGTTCTGGAAATGCTGCAGAAAGCTTGTTAAAGTTAATAAAGACAACATGCACTGTTAAGAGAGATGGTCATCAAATGGAAATTCCACTTGATGATGCTGTAGTTGGGGATATTGTATATTTATCAGCAGGGGATATGGTACCAGCTGATATAAGAATTCTTAATGCAAAAGATTTGTTTATAAGCCAGTCTTCATTAACTGGTGAAAGTGAACCTGTAGAAAAAAGTTCACAAAAAATTATAAAAGAAGAGTCAATTTCTAATTGCAACTGTCTTGCTTTTATGGGGAGTAACGTTATAAGCGGTTCTGCTACAGGAATTATAGTAGCTGTTGGAGATGATACTTTATTTGGAACAATGGCAAAAGATATTCAAGAAAAACCGACTGTTACTAGTTTTCAAAAAGGTGTAAATGCTGTATCATGGGTACTAATACGCTTTATGTTTATAATGGTTCCAATAGTATTTTTTATAAATGGAATTACAAAAGGGGATTGGGTTAATGCTTTTACCTTTGCAGTATCTGTTGCTGTAGGATTAACGCCTGAAATGCTACCTATGATAGTTACTACATGCCTTGCAAAGGGTGCTGTAGCAATGTCTAAGGAAAAGACAATTGTTAAAAACTTAAATTCAATACAAAATTTTGGAGCAATTGATATTTTGTGTACTGATAAAACAGGTACACTTACACAAGATAAAGTAATTTTAGAATATCATATGGATGTAGATGGAAACGAAGACTGCAGAGTATTAAGACATGCTTTTTTGAATAGTTATTTTCAAACAGGATTAAAGAACCTTATGGATATTGCTGTAATTAATCGTGTAAAAGAAGAAAGTGATGAGAATTATTCTTTAAGAGAAATAGAAAAGCAATATCAAAAGGTAGATGAAATTCCATTTGATTTTAGTCGCAGAAGAATGAGTGTTGTTGTTTCTGATGATTCAGGAAAAAGACAAATGATTACAAAAGGAGCAGTAGAAGAAATGCTATCTATTTGCTCTTATGTAGAACGTAATGGACAAGTGATTAATCTTACAGATGACATGAAAAAAACTGTACTTAAAACAGTTGATAATTTAAATGATGATGGTATGCGTGTAATTGCTGTAGCTCAAAAGACTAATCCTTCACCTGTTGGTGCATTTTCTGTAAAAGATGAAAATGATATGGTGTTAATTGGATATTTAGCATTTCTTGATCCACCAAAAGAATCTACAGAAATAGCTATAAAGGCATTAGCTGAATATGGTGTTGGTGTCAAGATTTTAACTGGTGATAATGAACGTGTAACACGATGCATATGTAAAATGGTTGGATTAAAGGTAGATTATATTTTAACAGGTTCTGATGTTGATAACATGGAAGAAGACGTATTATCAGAAGTAATTGAGACAACAACTGTATTTGCTAAACTTTCCCCATCACAAAAGGCTAAGATTGTTTCTTTATTAAGAAAAAATGGACATACCGTTGGATTTATGGGAGATGGAATTAATGATGCAGCAGCAATGAAGGCATCTGATGTTGGAATTTCAGTAGATACAGCTGTTGATATTGCTAAAGAAAGTGCAGATGTAATTCTTCTTGAAAAAGATTTGATGGTATTAGAAAAAGGAATTATTGAAGGTAGAAAAACCTATGCAAATATGATTAAATATATAAAAATGACAGCTAGCTCTAATTTTGGGAATATGTTTTCAGTGTTAGTAGCAAGTGCATTTATTCCATATACACCAATGGCGAGTATACAATTAATTTTGCTTAATTTAATTTATGATATTTCATGTACAGCTATTCCATGGGATAATGTAGATAAAGAGTTCATTGAAAAGCCAAAGAAGTGGGATGCTTCTAGTATTGGTAAATTTATGATTTGGATAGGCCCTACTAGTTCCATATTTGATATTACAACTTATCTTTTATCCTACTTCTTTATATGTCCAATGTTTGTACCAGGGGCAGATGGGAGAACATTTAATTCTATTCCAGTTTCAGAAGTGGCAGTAAGAAGTACTTATATAATGATGGCTCAGGCTATTTGGTTTGTAGAATCTATGTGGACTCAGACACTTGTTGTTCATATGATACGAACAAAAAAAGTACCATTTTTACAAAGTAGAGCCTCTTTTCCAGTAATATCATTGACATTTACAGGAATAGCAGTACTTACTGTTATACCATTTACATCCTTTGGAAGAATGATTGGTTTGTATCCATTTCCAAGTGTGTTTTTCTTTTGGCTAGCAGTAACTATAATTCTTTATATGCTTATTACAACTGTTATGAAAAAAATCTATATAAAGCGATATGGTGAATTATTATAAAAGGATAAATATAAAGTTGAATTTATTATAGATAAATTTGCTTATAAATTATAATGAATGAGTGGGGATGAACAATATGACAGAAATAGAAATGTGGAATGAATATAATAAAATAAATATGAATGCCAAAAATTATGAGGCTTGGTCATTTGGAGGAAATACACCTGAAATGCCTGATTTTTTAGCAGATTTAGTATTGAAGGGAATTAAAACAGCAACAGCTAGTGCATATCCTTGTTATCTTTATGAAAATGCTCCATTACCACCATTAGGTGGATATAATATTATATTAAATACCAAAGGAGAAGCTGTTTGTATTACAGAAACATTAAAGGTATATACAATACCATTTAATCAAGTAAGTGAAGAACACGCGTACAAAGAAGGTGAGTTTGAACGAACACTGGAATCTTGGAGAAAAATTCACTCTGAAATTTTTACAAAGGAATTAAAATGTATTGGAAAAGAATTTACAGAAAATATGATGGTAGTCTGTGAAGAATTTAAAGTTGTATATCCAATAAAAGAATCTTAGAATTAAAAAAATAAGATCATATTTATAACAAATTAATTTAAAAGTTATGCTATTATGTTAATTTGTTATAAATATTATTATACAAATCATTCATTTTTTAGAGTATCATTAAATACTAAAACACCACTTTTTCCATTTCTTTTAACTTTATACATGGCTAAATCAGCTTTTTTTATTAAATTTTGCTTATCAAAGTCATTTTCATCAGAAAATGCAATGCCGATACTTACTGATATAGAAATAGGCTTACCAATAGCTGTTTTAATATTGCTTATTTCTTCAAATATTTTTTGAGCTAAACATTCAACCATATCTGGTTTATCAAAATGTGATATAAAAATCAGAAATTCATCTCCACCAAGTCGAGCTTGATAAATATGCTTATCCTGAAAACTTTTTAAGATATTAGCAACTGATACTAGAACTGCATCTCCAAAATCATGACCATAACTATCATTAACATTTTTAAATCCATCTAAATCTAAAAGCATTGTAGCCTGATTGGTGCAATTAATATTTTCATCCATAATATCATAAATTGCAGTACGATTTGGAAGACCTGTCAGTATATCAGTTTTAGCGGATTCTTCTAATTTTTTATAGCTAATATCTAATTTATTGGACATTACATTAATGGCTTTGTAAACTTGAGCAAACTCATCATTACCTTCATATGTATAATTACAATATAAATTTCCATTTGCAACAGCATCAATATTATCTATAAGTGATTCTAAGGGATTTGTGATGCCTTTTACAAATAACAGACTAAGAACTAGGGAAACAATCCCTGTTATTGTAGCTGCTAATATAATGATATTGTTTATAAAAAAACTGCTGTGATTAATTTCTGAATGTGGAATTGCTACTACGACAATCCAAGAACATCCAGCAATTAGATGATATGATGCCAGAGTTTTAGTATCTTCTAAATTATATTCAAAGAAATAACTTTTATACGATAGAGCATCCTTTTTTATATTTTTAAAAATTTTTTTGATTGTTCGCTTTCTAAAAAAGGTGTGATATTTATATTGCTATTGCAAGATAGAACATTATAATTTTGATCTAATATATAAATATATCCATTTGAACCTATTTTGGAGCTGTTTACGTGTTTGTCAATTTCATCAATACTTATTAAACGAAAGATGGATCCTATAACTGAACCATCATCATCTATAACTGGATATGCAATTAAAATTTCTTTTTTATCATTTTCATCAATAATTTGAAAAGTATCCATACGCTTTTCTTTTGCATCTTTATATGCTTTTGTATGTTCTAATGAAATACCTAATTTTGTTTTATCAGGGCATGCTACTATTTTTCCGTCAGCATCTGTAAGAAAAATATTATTTATTCTATTATCTGTTGAAATTGCGGTTTGCTGTAATTTTATTATATCATTAAATAAGCTTGAATTTAGAGCTGAATCAGTACCATTTAATGAATGTAAATATTTTTTATAAACTGAAAGGTTTGAAGAATAAATAAGTGCATTCTTTTGTGTATTATAAAAATCTGATATATATTTTGCAGAAGATTCTGCTTGATTAGAAATTATCATTTGATAATTTTTCATTGCAGAAGTTGTGTTAACTTCCATTATAATAAATGAAAGTAATAAAATTGGAAGCACAGAAAGAATTGCTACAAACAGAGGTAGTTTTGTTTTTATTTTCAAATTAGGAGCTATCATAATTCACCTCAAAAATTTTAAGTATATTTATAATCAGAATATTAAAAAAATATATCAAATTACAAGCATGAATTGCTTTTTTTGTTTAATATTTGTATTATATATAAAGTTTAACATAAGTCGACAGCATTTTAAATATGATGACAGAATGAGTGGATTAAAGAAAACGATATTATTATTTTTGGTAAAATAATAATAGCTTTAATTGATTGAAGTAATAACAAAACTTACATATTAAAATTTAAGAAATTATAAAATTACACACTAAATTTATGACTTATTTTCAAAAATGGTTTTTATGTAGATTATTTTTATTAAGACATATATAATAAAAATAATCTACATAAAAAAATTAATCAGTGATAATTAAGAAGAAAACAGATAAAAATTAAAATTTTAATAATAAAAATGATAAGGTGTGTTAAACATGGAAGAATTAAAAAATGCAATAGAAGAAATTACTAAAGAGAAAATAATAAAAGTAGTAATAAGTAATAAGATTAATAAGGAAACAAAATATAATAAAATAGTATTTTTATTAAAGGAAAGCAAAAATAAAGAGTATTATCAGATTGAAAAATATACAGATAAGCAGGTTTTTCATGAAAATATAGATTTAGATTTATTTAGATCTAAATTTGAAGAGAATATAGCAATTGGATATAAGCAGGTTTCAGCTTGGTCTGATAGTGTTACATATGATCTTAGAATTTCTAAAAAGGGAAAGGTTCATCTTGGAAAGAAAATGGATGACAATGATAAAATAGCAAAAAAAAGTCACAATAAGAAAAAGAATTATATATTACAAGAAGGTATGATAATAGAACCATTAATAGATCTTGGAGTATTCACTAAAGATGGAAAGGTAATCAATTCAAAGTACGATAAATAT
This genomic interval carries:
- a CDS encoding pyridoxamine 5'-phosphate oxidase family protein, with the protein product MRRKDKEIIDKEKIEQIIESCDCCRIGLVDKDKPYIIPLNFAYINEGDKQLFYFHGSKIGKKIDLINKNKYAGFEMDTNHMLKKSEEACKYSFKYQSIIGTGIITIVTDLNEKINGLQLLMKHYSDKDNWSFNEKIIEEIAVIKLEVEEITCKENQ
- a CDS encoding GNAT family N-acetyltransferase; translated protein: MKTLETERLILRNFKESDLDDLYEYAKVPGVGENAGWPHHEDIESTKKILKDFIEKDEVYALVLKEKNKVIGSLGIHKTTKFKENKSDVKREIGYVLSKDYWGMGLMPEAVKAAIKYAFEELNVDVLLCGHFNFNLKSKRVIEKCGFEFYADGVYKSESLGKTFDEKIYNITKQRYFINE
- a CDS encoding carbohydrate-binding protein, with the translated sequence MKKKFISKLITFILVFNIALLPSDKLNLFSKYTGQIVYAADSTTLPSNTKDGVILHAFDWSFNTIKNQLPNIASSGYKSIQVSPVQGTKDSSKDASKWWLLYQPTNQAIGNSQLGTYDDFKSLCTEADKYGISIIVDVVMNHMANNGNSDQLDASVDSSFKDSSFYHNLGQCSNWNARYDITQKGIGMPDLNTQNTAVQNKAITFLNQCVDAGADGFRFDAAKHIETNTGLDSNQSWAGNYWTNVLGNLHNKSNLFIYGEILQDGTVDNISSYENFMNVTASNFGYSLRNAVKSSNLSSIGNGFSGIDSNKAVDFVETHDTYQDGTSKGLSDTQRKLGWAMAASRANAVPLFFDRPTSSIGNEGDSLWKDPDVVAVNKFHNAMAGQNEYIRYTNNNQTMLIDRGTIGTVIVNSGSNTSINSSTNLANGTYTNHGSANCTLTVSNGTISGNIPANSIVVLYGTSTNDNNNNNNSTTTVSCDPSTAVAGNSIKITYNASGRSLQNSSTVKVHWGYDSWTNPTNTTMTSSGNNTWTTTLTVPSTATKDLDFSFTDGTTWDNNNSANWTIPVKANSNDSSNTTGYAPTSGYKVDYDSSQLLQGKNLTIYYNGSLTNSSSVSLHWGYNSWTGTTDVPMTKDSNGFWKGTIAIPTSATTLNFTFTDGSNWDNNSSKNWTLPVWSSTVPVKLSPAPTAGKSVTVTYNGTLASSSSSITLHWGNNSWATTTDTAMTKNSDGTWSATITVPSESYLLNMCFKNNSNTWDSNNSANYNYSVAK
- the mgtA gene encoding magnesium-translocating P-type ATPase, with product MAKLSILNERMEKYACENVSQIYEDFNIKKQGLSDSDVENMKYRYGKNIIAVKKEDTFLFRLRRSFINPFTTILFILGIISFFTDTVLYSVKQTHSITTAPIIGIMILISGCLRFLQEVRSKNAASKLMKLVNSHVTVLRDGKFTEISADKLVVGDYIKVSAGDRIPADMRFVFTSDLFISQAVITGESSVLEKTHNNLKKGKSYSLIDYENLGFMGTTVISGKGEGLVLAVGKETLYGNFNIYNSERKSRFEISSTSIASVLIKFMIILLPLIFILIGVTKGDWIKSFLFALSVAIGLTPEMLPMVITTCLAKGSISMSRKETIVKNINAMQVFGSMDVLCIDKTGTLTNNEIVLEYFMDIIGNEDSQALDYAYLNSFYHTGAQNPVDDAILKCRNMPNHEQHFLNISEEWSKRDELPFDYNRKCVSILVEDNNENKLMVIKGDINEIADKCSFVRFNGENIKIQDDKRKNINAVVDDILEDGIKVIAVAIKNIQRDKNNITVEDEKDLILIGYLAFFDVPKKSAKEALRKLQNLSVDTKILTGDNKKVTASVCERLGINTERIILGKELESLSEEKLNEIVEKNNVFAELTPHQKVEIILTLRDNGHIVGFMGDGVNDVPALSEADVGISVDSAVDAAKDIADVILLKKDLNVLESGILEGRKTFSNMTKYIHISASSNFGNIFSIVCACIFLPFLPMASLQLILLNLFYDIICIILPWDNVDEELYKKPNEWSGKHLSRFMLFFGSISSIFDILTFIFLYFIMCPALCDGKLFHMISDVSLQIKYMMIFQSGWFIESMWTQVLIIHMLRTKKVPFIQSTPSIPVMVVTIVGIICFTGFSYLPVANLLGLTALPLVFYCYLIFIVVSYMLITTLAKSFYIKKYKKLF
- a CDS encoding winged helix-turn-helix domain-containing protein, with the protein product MKKNASFITIDSSSIKWLIEKMSQVPNDSLHSLKELKDELSELLQGEISSLILNTDELDEDYTVSANVLKFNELEINAKNRTVQESGRAIVLTPKEFEILYFLAQNQGTVFTKEQIYNAVWDEDYFLSDSNIMAFIRKLRKKIEPNPDEPIYIITIWGVGYKFNDNL